The Hordeum vulgare subsp. vulgare chromosome 4H, MorexV3_pseudomolecules_assembly, whole genome shotgun sequence genomic interval GCTTGTGGCATACCTTTGACATCGTTGGATACCGCCAAACTATTATCTGATTCTGGGAGTATCCATGGGTGCTAACAAGCTCATTCACATTCTTTGACCAAACAAGATTACACACCTGTTAAGACATTTAGCATCATCAGTACATGTAAAGAGCAGCATGTTTAACTCTTACCCCTTCCACAATTCTATATAAGCAATCCCATTACTTCAGAACACATGATATTTGTGCAGGTCTGTAACATTAACAACTAAAAGATCAATTTTGTCTACAGCTACAAAAACATAGCAATTAAAATGTCCATAGAATATTTCCAAAAGTTTCCACGATACCATTTTTATATGAATTTTGCAGCTTTTAGCAGGATGGAACTCTTAAGGACTTTGGTTGCACTATATTAGAGTTGTATAGGTGATCTAAAACTTCAAGTTTTTGTACAACAGAGCTCGGCCGGTCTAGATCTCTGATTTTTGCAGGGAAACTAGTGAATTGGTATGACTGAACTATTCAATCAGTAATGGTGCTAAAAGGTTCCAAGAGTTGTCCGGGTTAAGAGTAGATATGATTACACTTGAAACTTGaagtgcaaataagaaatcaatttaattcaaaaatacaaacaagggcTGAATGTAGCTGATAGATCAACTAGATATCTAGAAAATTACCTGACTCCCTGTATCCATGGAACTCAAGTGTGTATTTGTGGTTGTATTCCAAAAGCGTATGCATCTATCTGCAGTTCCTCCGCCAGATGCAAGAAGGCCATGTAGATGAGGTGACCAGGCAATAGCTTTCACAGCTGCTGTGTGCTCAGTATACTTCAGCACTGGCTGTACCGAATGTTGATTCCAAACAAAAAGCtggtaaaagaaagaaagaaaatagtATGAGCAGAAGAAAACAAGATCTTGAAACCATGTGCCATGCACTTCACTGTGATGGAAACTTATGGAGACAAATCTTACTTTGTTGTCATTTCCACCAGACGCAAGCTGACGGTTATCATAAGACCACTTGAGCCCACAGACCTGAGAAATTTAGAAATTTGTGAGTAAATTATAAATTATCTGAAATTGCAAAATGGAACACCAATAGGATAATTCAAACATAGGACAGACAGGTTAAGCATTGTAATGATGTGCGTACATGACATGCCATATTATATGAATAGTCAGGGGAATGTTACCTCAGATTTATGCCCAGTGAGCTTGCTAACATAGTCCTCCGGAGCACGGAGATCATGGTGAAGGATGTTCTTGTCGCGACTACCAGAAGAAAGCAATGAAGAGTTCCACGCAAGAGCACCTACTCGCATGCGATGGCTTTCCATGGTTCTCATTCTTTTACACCGTGTTGCATCCCATATCTAAATAAGATAACATACAAGATGATAATCAGCAATTCAGAATTTACAGACACCCTTGAATGTCAAATTGTTATAACAATACCAAACGCCAACAGGATTACTCATTTTTACCAACCGAAATATGAACTAAACTGGACCGATTTTACTTGTCGAACACATCAATAAATATGATGTTTACAGTAATGCAGGTTATTTACAAAACTTTGTTGTTTCCCTCATCAATTGGCGGTATATGTGCAGCAAGACTTGACATATTGGTCATGAATTTTTCTATTCCCTCTGTTCACTTATATGAAGGGGAGCCTTGATGCAGTGGTAAAGCTGCTGCCTTGTAACAATGAGGTCACGGGTTCAAGTCCGGGAAAAGCCTCTTGCAGAAATGCAGGAAAAGGCTGCATACAACAGACCCAAAGTGGTCGGACCCTTCCCCGGACCTGCGCAAGCGGGAGATACATGCACCGGGCTGCCCTCTGTTCACTTATATAAGACGTTTTAGTTCAGACAGTGTACTGAACAGTGCAAACTCAGCTGTCTGAAACGCCTTATAAAAGAGTAGAAGAAATTGGTGAAATATTATTATCAACTGAGTAACCCAATGATGAAAGTATCAAAATGCAAGGCCTGCTGGTGAATTGTGGTAGTATTGCAAATTCCCGAAACTCTCTCAATCTTACATTGTTGTCGTTGCCACAATGCAAGGCTTACTActgttttattttgtgtttggATTGAAGCTTTATTAGGTACGTAACACATAAGGATTGAAGCATCATCCTGAAATTTTGATGGACCATGAACATGCCATTTGATCAATTTCAGATTGGATCAAGATGAAAACCTGAACGGTGCCTTGGTTAGTCCCTACAGCCAGGTGTGTGCCACGCTGCGCCCAACTGACGGAACAAACGGTGTCGTCCGCCCCCAAATCGCAGAGCTTGGTGACCTGCGGAGCGATGAACTTGTTTATTAGGATCTCTCGCTCTTCAATTCTCAGAAAAGAAATCGTGCGAGGATGACATTGGTACCTTGCTGCTGCATGCATTCCACAGGTAGACGCAATTCCCCAATCCGACGGAGAGGACATTGTGCGAGGACCAATCCACGAGGTTGAGGTAGAAGTCGTCCTGCAATGCGGGCGCGTCCAGCACCTAGCGGCAACAGACAGGAGAAGGAATCACATTCCCGTAAGATTCTCTCTTGGTACTAGATGAAATTTACGAGGAAAGATGGAATCTTTGGCGACCATGGAGGGAATCCCCCGAAGAAGAAGGCATGAAAGAGAAATCGGAGGTGAGGAAGCAACGAACCTTGTAGGGCGACCTGGGGATCTTCCTGGGGCCGGAGCCCTTGGGGGAGAAGAGGCCGGGGAAGAGCAGGTCCTGGTCGTCCCCGGCGGCGAAGAGCGCGCGCTTGGCGTTGCGCGGCACCTCGGCCTTGAAGCGGAATATGTTGCCGCCGGCGGGGGAGCcgacgggggaggaggaggaggaggccgcggcggaggaggcgAGGCGGTCGGGCGTGTCGGGCCCGAAGAGCGCGGCGCGGAGGAGCGCGCAGTAGGGCGAGGGGGCGGCAGatccggcggaggaggaggaggcggtggcggagggggcGGGTGCGGGGGCGAGGTCGAAGAGCGCGAGGTTGGATCCAGTGCGGCTGGGGATGAAGCGGTCGCTGTAGACGGTGCGGGAGGCCGGCGTGGCGGGGGCCGAGGAGGACGCCGGCCCGCGCGGCGGGgccgaggaggcggaggagggcgGCCAGGGAGCCGCCGCCGCTCCGGTGGCGTGGCGCGAGGTGGGCGTGGAGGACGGCGTCGGCGGCTTCGAGTTGCCGTCCGCCGGCTGCCCctgctggtggtggtgctggtccaTGGCGAGGCGAATTGGGGATCGGGGggatggggggtgggggtgggggtggggtgtgaTGGCTTCTCGCGCCGCTTGCTGTTtcctgctgttgctattgttgatgGCGTCGCTCGTCTCGCTCGCGCGCTTTCTCTCTCCTTCCCACGCGATCGACGATGCTAATTTTGGATTAGTTTATTTACTTTTGCTCggctttgtttgtttgcttgtttaCTCGGTGCTCTCGCTGGCCGTGGGCCACCCGGGAAATTTTGTTCTCTAGTCCGGTCTAGCACATATCGCAACCGTTTTTGTTCTCttctctatttaattaattacttactctgttccaaaataactgtctcaactttgtactagtttTAGTATAaaatgtactaagcttaagacacttattctgAGACGGAGGGAATACTATATTAAAAAAAAGTGGCTAGGGGTACTTGTTTTGTTTCGGTGGCGGCTTTATTTTTGGGTGGAAAAAACGTGTGCCGGTCCGGGTGGGAAACGGCGTGGAGCCAAGTGGCGCAACGCAAACACGACGCCTTGTTCGGGTCGAAAAGGGGCAAACCGAACGGacgctctctttttttctttttcctttttctccaacATATACTGtatttatcattattattatctGAATGAACGAGTGGAGGTTCTGCAGAGCATGCAAGATCTCAACATGGTTGCATTGCAGCCTTGCAAGCATGcccgtccgtccgtccgtccacGCTAGCTAGCAGACGAGACGATGGTGTTGGTGGTGCGTGGGGGCGACGATGGGCGAACCCTCCGATCTCGATCCGTTCCAGAATTAGCTGCATCCTCATCATTCATTCATGCATTCATCCATTCATTCATTCGGTGGTACAGTACAATGTGCAACGGGGCCGTGTGGTTCACTTAATTGCTCGTGCTAGGTAGCGCAGCGTGGTCACATTCAGAgggaaaagaggagaaggagatctGCATCTGGCTTCCTCCACACGGTTCCTTTCTTCTGCTCTGCTTTCAGCGCAGCACAGGAGGTGTGGTGTGGATCCCGACATTCTATTCTTACTCTATTGTTACTTACTAATCCACGGCCTAGAATAAAATCATTCCACCCCGTATAGGCGTATACTGTATGATGAATGACATGTTTTACACCCTGCGCAATAATTACTCTCCACTTgacgatgtaccactacatcaaccgcgttcttgaacgcttccgcttagcgatctacaaggttatgtagattcaatctctcgtctcgtagatgatcatctccatggatagatcgtgtttgtgcgtaggaattttttttgtttttcatgtaATGTTTCCCAACACGCGGAGAGGCAAGCCAAGATGCTTGAGTTGGAGGAGGCGAAGCTAGCCAAGATGCCCGAGATCGAGGCCACGaatgccaagacaaaggcgaaagaaGTGACCCTCGCAAGCATGAAGACAGACGTACAGATCATGAAGATTGATTTTAACACCGTGTCACCCAAGAAAGATGCtatggttcgagaagatgcaggccAAACTGTTCAAGTTCGATCAGATGTGATCTGCGACGGAGATCACAATCCCTTTTTTATATGCCGGCAAGTGTGGTGGCATGACAACGGGCCAACATGGCGTGGTCGATTTTCCGTCCCTTTTGGTGTGCTTTCATGTGTGTCGGCCACTGGCAACTGTGTCAGGATGAACTGCGTGATGGTTTTCTGTAGGCCCGCAATTTATGTTGCCCGCTGGCATGATGTCGGGATAAACTCTTGGGCGTTTGCATAATCTGCGGTCGGAGGCCTTTTCTAAATGTGCGGACAATAACGGGTCGTCCATATTGGGCGTACGGTCGACCCAAAAAGAAAAACGGACAGATGCAGAGCTGGCATCcgactcaaacaaacaaaaaccGGACAAAATCGTCGCCCGTTTTGATTAGCCGGTTGGAGTTAGTGTGAGGCTTTTGTTACTACTGCCTATTTCTTCTTGGGGGTTCATAAACATTGGGATCGCACCCGGAGGAAGTCCTGGAGAGGGAGGGGGCACTGCCTAAATGTGTCGTAGAATCATCTCAAAGTAGGCCCTGATTGCCAGCTCGTCGAGGATATAAGAATTGCCTCCAGACTTAGCCAAAGACATACAATCCAAAGTTATTCAAATCTTTGCGATAGGTTTTTTTTTGTACCAAAGTACGTTTGTTAAAAGTTAGAACATTCTAAGGCCATGTATGAAGAAAAAAAAGGATTTTTCATAGAAATTTTGGAGGATTGGATCCTAAGGATTTTTCCCCCATATTAACCCTTTGGATCACATGATTGGTATTTACAAAATACTTATGGAATCCCAACACAAAAAAAACCATATGGAATCCATTCCAATGCCACTCACCCCGTACGAATTTAAACAATTCATTTCTTTTATCGGCCTCTTCATAGGAATTTTAGCTTTTTTTTTTCTCAGACTCTACATAGGTATTAAAATTTTATTTATTTCTCGGCCTCTACATAGGAATTTTAACATTTTATTTATTTCTCAGCCTCTGCATAGGAATTTTGACATGATCTCTAGCatcttttgttttttcctttagTCCTTCATTGGTTTGTATGAATTTCACATGAATTCTATAGGACGGGATTTttgtaggaaaatttccttcagaGCCCTTTGGTTCATACGAATGAATTCTCGTTCACATCCTTCACATTTGAAAGGAAAATAAACATGAGTCTAGATTCAGTGAAAAAATTTCTATGATGTGAACCAAATGGCATGTCTTTTCTTAATCATACTCATAAAATTTAAGATATATGTCATCTCATTGCCTATAGGTTTTCTATTCCTTTGATAATCCTATCATATGAACCAAAGAAGGCCTTATAAAGTCCAATGCAGCTTCACTCTAtctctttcctctcaattttccAAAATTCATGTGTTTATTTCCTCTGCACCACCTAAAAGCACTCATTTGCAGGGATTTCGTGTTCCAAAATCGTATTAGAACTTTGTGATACATGACCTATCAATCCCTATGGTTCTCTATTCCTGCAATTCAAAGAGACCCTGACACCAAACCAAAAGTGTGCTCGGCGGGCTCATCTCTACTACCCCTATATAGAAGCAACAGTCAGCaaagtactactccctccgtttcctaaatataagtctttgtagaggtttcactagtgaactatataaggatgtatatagacatactttagagtgtacattcaatcattttgcttcgtatgtagaccactagtgaaattgcttaaaagacttatatttaggaacggagggagtatgtcagTATTGATCGATGCCACAAACAGACACATACAAAAAGATGATTGCAACGTGTTTTGGACGATTGACACTACAAGTACGTAGTGCTAAATTGACGGAACGGTCTGTTTTGCTCGAAGAGAAAAATCAAAAGCTCATGAATCGGGTATGAGTGATATGAACGTGAGAAGGCTATGGTGGTTCGACCATGGCCGGACATCTCTGAATTGGCGTTGTCTGGTGGTGATGGGGGGGCCAGAGACGTGATGAGTCCGAGCTGGATTGATCGATTAGTTGGGATCTGGATCCATTCTGATTGGTCGAATGGGGGTAGCCACGTCGTTCACCAGGCGGGCAGTGTGCTTGGGTGCATGCATGGTTCCACGGTTTGTCGGTGGTAATTTTAATCACGaggcatgaagaggaagaagggtgCGCCTTGGACACCCATGCATGTTGAGGTCAATACGCGTAAATATTCGTTGCCGTATTATCTTATCATTAGCCGATCAATCAACACTTACATGTAGCTGATCGACGACCAACAAAACCCGTATCCATTCATCATTTCGaaataaatgtcttaactttatactaactTTAATATAAAATTATACTTTTTTTAAATTGGATATAGCTTTAATATAAAATTATAAGTATTAGGCTTGAGATATTTATTTTAAAACGAAGGAAGTGTTTAGTCAGCATCAAGGCACGTGCCTCGTCCCGGCCGAT includes:
- the LOC123449875 gene encoding protein FIZZY-RELATED 2-like — encoded protein: MDQHHHQQGQPADGNSKPPTPSSTPTSRHATGAAAAPWPPSSASSAPPRGPASSSAPATPASRTVYSDRFIPSRTGSNLALFDLAPAPAPSATASSSSAGSAAPSPYCALLRAALFGPDTPDRLASSAAASSSSSPVGSPAGGNIFRFKAEVPRNAKRALFAAGDDQDLLFPGLFSPKGSGPRKIPRSPYKVLDAPALQDDFYLNLVDWSSHNVLSVGLGNCVYLWNACSSKVTKLCDLGADDTVCSVSWAQRGTHLAVGTNQGTVQIWDATRCKRMRTMESHRMRVGALAWNSSLLSSGSRDKNILHHDLRAPEDYVSKLTGHKSEVCGLKWSYDNRQLASGGNDNKLFVWNQHSVQPVLKYTEHTAAVKAIAWSPHLHGLLASGGGTADRCIRFWNTTTNTHLSSMDTGSQVCNLVWSKNVNELVSTHGYSQNQIIVWRYPTMSKLATLTGHTFRVLYLAISPDGQTIVTGAGDETLRFWNVFPSPKSQSSDSLSSIGATSFVRSYIR